Proteins from one Drosophila gunungcola strain Sukarami chromosome 3R, Dgunungcola_SK_2, whole genome shotgun sequence genomic window:
- the LOC128255910 gene encoding uncharacterized protein LOC128255910 isoform X2 → MVVPLELEHTKEHEQTEEPEDPNDFEFTQEISLLEDEELSSGSSFTSCCSYNYMRQSIVSRQIRDASTQSLYSFNEIDSLTDTRNNQAQDKLGKEPYSGEDLKTQFSSVKVVMEKRSIIFTPEGSDSDCEISLDEVFQRFSTWFNRTEIESAFSTFMRVDEDQDGYICLAELKRFLEILEMPQTHLAVKNVMTHVVGNHEGRLNFCQVLLIHGTLMRRLELRKWNLQDREKQRLAMSQAVDVSQVGVRAAKLFFEAKIALQTEPLPLNLAQPVARIPASNSQDSQSKGCQREQFKSAAAVFKKLESEQ, encoded by the coding sequence ATGGTAGTTCCCTTGGAGCTGGAACATACAAAGGAGCACGAACAGACGGAAGAACCAGAAGATCCCAATGACTTTGAGTTTACTCAGGAGATTAGCTTATTAGAGGACGAGGAGCTGTCTTCCGGTTCGTCCTTCACATCCTGTTGTTCCTACAATTACATGAGGCAATCGATCGTCAGTAGACAGATTCGCGACGCATCCACCCAGAGTTTGTATAGTTTCAATGAGATCGATTCCCTAACGGATACTAGGAACAATCAGGCACAGGATAAGTTGGGAAAAGAGCCCTACTCTGGCGAAGATCTCAAGACGCAATTCTCCTCTGTTAAGGTGGTAATGGAGAAAAGATCAATAATCTTTACGCCCGAAGGCAGTGATAGTGATTGCGAAATTAGTCTAGACGAAGTTTTCCAACGGTTTTCAACTTGGTTTAATCGCACCGAAATCGAATCAGCTTTTTCCACCTTTATGCGTGTGGATGAAGATCAGGATGGGTATATATGTCTGGCGGAACTCAAGAGATTCTTGGAGATACTGGAGATGCCTCAGACCCATTTGGCAGTCAAGAATGTTATGACCCATGTGGTAGGAAATCACGAGGGTCGGCTCAACTTCTGTCAGGTGCTGCTCATCCATGGCACTTTGATGCGCCGCCTGGAATTACGTAAGTGGAATCTACAGGATCGCGAGAAGCAGCGTTTGGCCATGAGTCAAGCGGTAGACGTATCCCAGGTGGGTGTTAGAGCCGCCAAACTCTTTTTCGAGGCCAAGATAGCCCTACAAACGGAACCACTGCCCCTGAATTTGGCTCAACCGGTGGCCAGAATTCCGGCTAGCAATTCCCAGGACTCCCAGAGCAAAGGCTGCCAAAGGGAACAGTTCAAGTCCGCCGCGGCCGTTTTCAAAAAGCTCGAGAGCGAACAATGA
- the LOC128255910 gene encoding uncharacterized protein LOC128255910 isoform X1, protein MSEVFTVREEFEVPAATPNQSQTSLQNSLKIEPEKFLQIEEVLRYVVGNDLGIADLAEEIFEVPVVEEKSMVVPLELEHTKEHEQTEEPEDPNDFEFTQEISLLEDEELSSGSSFTSCCSYNYMRQSIVSRQIRDASTQSLYSFNEIDSLTDTRNNQAQDKLGKEPYSGEDLKTQFSSVKVVMEKRSIIFTPEGSDSDCEISLDEVFQRFSTWFNRTEIESAFSTFMRVDEDQDGYICLAELKRFLEILEMPQTHLAVKNVMTHVVGNHEGRLNFCQVLLIHGTLMRRLELRKWNLQDREKQRLAMSQAVDVSQVGVRAAKLFFEAKIALQTEPLPLNLAQPVARIPASNSQDSQSKGCQREQFKSAAAVFKKLESEQ, encoded by the coding sequence ATGTCGGAGGTTTTCACCGTCAGGGAAGAGTTCGAAGTCCCAGCAGCAACGCCAAACCAAAGTCAGACGTCGCTCCAAAACTCTTTGAAAATCGAGCCAGAAAAGTTTTTGCAGATTGAGGAGGTATTAAGGTATGTGGTAGGTAACGACCTGGGAATCGCAGATCTAGCTGAGGAAATCTTTGAGGTTCCAGTGGTGGAGGAGAAGAGCATGGTAGTTCCCTTGGAGCTGGAACATACAAAGGAGCACGAACAGACGGAAGAACCAGAAGATCCCAATGACTTTGAGTTTACTCAGGAGATTAGCTTATTAGAGGACGAGGAGCTGTCTTCCGGTTCGTCCTTCACATCCTGTTGTTCCTACAATTACATGAGGCAATCGATCGTCAGTAGACAGATTCGCGACGCATCCACCCAGAGTTTGTATAGTTTCAATGAGATCGATTCCCTAACGGATACTAGGAACAATCAGGCACAGGATAAGTTGGGAAAAGAGCCCTACTCTGGCGAAGATCTCAAGACGCAATTCTCCTCTGTTAAGGTGGTAATGGAGAAAAGATCAATAATCTTTACGCCCGAAGGCAGTGATAGTGATTGCGAAATTAGTCTAGACGAAGTTTTCCAACGGTTTTCAACTTGGTTTAATCGCACCGAAATCGAATCAGCTTTTTCCACCTTTATGCGTGTGGATGAAGATCAGGATGGGTATATATGTCTGGCGGAACTCAAGAGATTCTTGGAGATACTGGAGATGCCTCAGACCCATTTGGCAGTCAAGAATGTTATGACCCATGTGGTAGGAAATCACGAGGGTCGGCTCAACTTCTGTCAGGTGCTGCTCATCCATGGCACTTTGATGCGCCGCCTGGAATTACGTAAGTGGAATCTACAGGATCGCGAGAAGCAGCGTTTGGCCATGAGTCAAGCGGTAGACGTATCCCAGGTGGGTGTTAGAGCCGCCAAACTCTTTTTCGAGGCCAAGATAGCCCTACAAACGGAACCACTGCCCCTGAATTTGGCTCAACCGGTGGCCAGAATTCCGGCTAGCAATTCCCAGGACTCCCAGAGCAAAGGCTGCCAAAGGGAACAGTTCAAGTCCGCCGCGGCCGTTTTCAAAAAGCTCGAGAGCGAACAATGA